tgatttccaagattatcaaaatctagaatattttgaaaatgggcggagattgttggaacattttcaaaatatatagtgttccaataattGCAAATGAAAAGTAATAAGTTACTAAAAGTTATGtcacttaattaataataaagggtcataattattcaagtagatatctattgaataattatgcTTATGGTTAAAGATATGACTATCCATTTACCTAATTATATCCTTATGAAGAGACATGAGACCTCCTATAAATGGGAGTGAAATTTCATTTGCAGGACACACTAGAAAACACATCAAAAGTTTCTTTCTATCATTCCACCATCTTTTATCTTCCTAGATTGTTTTATAAAGAATTACTAcagaaattctttatagaaattgatattcTTGTTATGCTCTACTCAATGTTAAGTGGACTATTTCCATCAGTGCAAAGTGTCGAAAGTCAttgggcttcattgtatcctcgaggttcatTTTCCAATAACTCTTTCGCACACCATAATATAAGTGGGGACGAATAGAACATTAAAAAAAGTGACATCAATACACGCCTTGAAGCCTTCATTAATTTCTCGTAAGTTTATTTTATCCCCACACACCAACAATTGTCAATTTATCTTTCTCCTCTCCTCTTTTGGGATTATTTTACAGACATGACATTTGGGCATCAATTTGTAATGTCTTATTTATCGTTTGTACTATGTGTCATATCTTATTTATAAGTGAAAAATAGACCCAAATTCAAATATCCGAAACAATATATGTAAATCATTTCTAATACGCCTACAAACACTTATCTAGGGCAAAAAGCTTAATTTCTAAGTTTCAATATTGCCAACAACCTCTTAACCTAGTGGCAAGAGTATGTATTTTGTGGTACGAAGTTTAAATTCAACCTTTAGTAATTCCACCCCTaccctaaatataaaaaaaaaagtttcaatatttttagagaaaaaataCGAGCATCCTATATTTATTGGTATATGATTCATTGTTTATAGCCTAAAATTTAATACCTATGATGGTCGATGGCAGTCTTCATTgtaaatttctaaagttagaaagATACATATATTAATTCCTAACCTTTAATATATGTTATACGGAAACCTGAATCTCTGGAAGGAAGAAAAAGTTTAGATATCAACTTGACCACAACTTAAGAACACATATTATATAaatgatttctttcctttttcctactTCAAGAGGTCTCTCTCTCATGATCTTGAGATCCATGCTGCAAATTCTTAAGTTGCATTTCATTTATACCGCTAAAAATCCAAATGCAAAGCACAAACAAAAACTCACATTTAAGAAAAACATTTTACAAGAAAGAAATCTTCGATTAATTCGATTAAATCATAACTCAATCAAGTAGAACAGTTtattaggggtgagtattcgattgTGTCGAGTCGAATCGAGCCAAAAAATTCGAGTTAGTCAAGTTGACAAATCATATTTTAGCAACTaaactcaatttgattttttttcaaatcgaatcgagtgaaaattttttgagttaagtcgagtcgagttaacaaattatattatttatactcaatgttgcatttacatggaccgattatttaactagtagacaaagtataaaattatttaactacataaacaatataattgttttaccttttaacttaacgagtaaatatttatcaaaataatgtaattttaccatttaacttaatagttttgacttttaattttagaaaaggtaaacatttatcaaaataacatagttttgccttttcttattcggattttcagataactcgaattgtgtaatttatattcgagttaaaccaaaaaactgaattttttattcaagttgagccgaataacttgattaattcaaataactcgaactatttaattcaaaatttgaatttttttattaaatttttcgaatcgaattagATTTTACCCACCTCTACAATTGATTAATTCTAGTATAAAGCTCCAATGGAATATGACATAAATGCACCCAAAAGGAAGCTTACCCGTACTGAATTCCAAACTTTTTAGTCCCAGCTCCCATTTCCTAACCACAACTGGCTTACTTTGGATATGCCAAGGACTATTCTCTAGAACCTAATCCCTAGCCTCCAAAGATGAAAATTGAGCAATATAGACATTTTCCCCCCGCCGGCGTAATATTTGACAAATCCAATTTCCCATCTATAACATGGATACCAATTTTTGCAAAGCTCCAAAATTAGGGTACTTGTCAGGAAATTGAACCACAGGAGAATTTTCCCATATCTGAGCACTAACGTTAGACACTTCTTTTGGTGGCTCCCAATGTAACCACACCATTGTTAATATAAGTAGGAAAATAATCCAATGTCTAACTTGTTGTAGGAGTAAAAAGCTTCCTTTAATTAAGCATTCTTCCTTCAATGTTCTCATCTTCATTTTCCAAACCCATCCTCAATCAAACAATCCCACAAACAATAGTCCTCATAGAATCACAATCAATAGTTCaatcaagaaaacaaaaagaaatcaagGTCGAAACAACAAATATCAGAAGAAAATATCCTAGAATCAGCacaattcaagaaaaaaaaaatcaatcaagaCCCAAGGAAAATCTCAAATGTGATATTCTTGCTATCATACGCAGAGAGCTTTCTTACTGAGCTCCTATTGTTATCTCTGCAGTAGTTCCATCACAGAGCTAGAACTTTGATCCAAACTCGAAAGAAAAAAAGTCACAAACGAACAAGGCTTCAAGTTGACCTATACTAACTCTAGTTTCACTGTGCCACCAAGGTTTCATGGGATCTTCCGTGCATTCATCTCGGGCTTAGATGCACAGCTCCTCTCAACTAGTTATTCTTTCTCAAACTTGTTAGATTAGAAAGTTGTTGATTTATTTGGAGCATGTTACTATGAGTATTCTCCAATCACTCTATCACTAAGATAATGCACTTGCATTACAGCTGCGTGGTATGAGAAAAGACGATCTAAATATCCATGATTTAAAAAGTAGACAATATTTGAAGAATTgtacttttataattatattcatatataGAGGTTGAACATAAATATAACTAACAAAAGACACTAAAATATTTCTTGTAGATGTACAATTTTACTGGAAATGTTCCCTTATTGTTCATTGAAGCGAGTTGCTTAAGCACTTGCCAAGGTTCCTTGATGAAATTGTGTGGGAATTGTCTCAATTTTGCTAGGCGCTGCACATTCATCTCCATCTTCCTCAGTTTCCCATAGGAAACTAGCATAAGCTGCATGCACATGGCTGTAAAAAAAAAGGCCCCATAAATGAAAGCTTTCAAGCATACAAATTAAGAAACAAGAATGCAGGAAAAGCGCATTATGATTACCTATCTTGAGGAGAGACTTGAACTGCTCGTTCGAAGTAGCTTGAAGCTCTTTCTTCATCACGATGTAGCTCCCACACTAACTTTGCATATTGTGACAGTGTTTCACCGTCTTTGGGGTCTACTAAAATGGCTCGACTGTAATATTCTTCTGCTCCTTGAAGGTCTCTCTTTGACTGTTGAAAATGCTCAGTGATtataaaagaaagaagatgaaaaggtTAATTGACTGTAAACTAGTAATGAAAACACTCACCTGATACAAAAACTGAGCATAGTTCCCCAAAAACAAAGGGTTCCCAGGATTTTCCTCCACCATCCTCTTGTAATACTCCTCAACTTCATGGTTATCGCCACCATCTCCGTTTTTGCCTCCCGAATTAAACTCACCACCGCCACCGCCACCACCCCAACCGCCACCACTGCCGCCACTGATACCGCCATCCGTGGTTGTCCCAATCCCAAGCCCTCTCGGAAGAAACATTTCTTGACCCACACCAACATATTCTTTAACCTGCTCTTTCAACAGTATATTCTCCATGCTGATAGGGTTGAATCCATGGCTACCACTGACAGCCATTACCCTTTCTTCATTTTCGTTCAACACTTCTTCCTCTTCCTCGAaatcactcccttcttcttcatcatcttcttcctcacACCTTGCGCCCGATTTATAAAACGAAAAGGAAGGGATGGTTTGCAACATCAAGCACTTCTTGTTGTGCCTTGCAGAAAACTTCTTAGGTTGGTTCCGCTTGTAGAATTCATCATTGCCATCGCAAGCAGCATGGGCGAGCCCTTCCAAGTTCCCTTCAGATTGAGCCCGACGAAACCCTGTAAGCTCAAAATCAGAAAACTGATCAACAGAAGGAGATACCGGGGAAGAGCCACAAGAAACTACAGTAGATAGGTGGACGGAGCCTGGAGAAGAATGAAACGAGAGCCTGTTATGGTGGGTGTGACCATGAAAAGAGCTCGATGGGTAATGCCTAAAGGGGCTGCTGGTTTCATAGTAATGATTGTTGTTGCTAGGACTATCAGCAGCTATGGAAGATACCAGAGATCCAAGAACTGGTGTTGAAGAACTTCTCAAAAgcattctctctttcttttttctttggtgATGGTGCTTCTGTGGTGGTTGTTTGCTGCTTTGGGATGTTAAATTCTGTGAACAAATTAAATAGGGTGGgtgaaaaactaaaataacttgTCTAAATAACAAGCCAAAATGCATGAATGAGACATACCCTTTTTGAGTTTGAAGAAAGACAACAGCCTCTAAATAATTTCaggaaaataaatgcaaaattattaacaaattatTGGTTCCTCGTATAAGAAAGAGGAAGCAAAAATAGGAAATGAACATGCAGCTTCCCGTTTGGTTAATTAGAATCTGATAGGGGTCTAATTCTGCTTTCACTCCCTCTATGCTACAAACATTTGAAATTTGATCATTCcacttttaattttagaaatttaattcttCTActcttttgatttaataattaaaatctaaattgataacatcctcaaaagaatttattaaattggattatttagaaattttaaaattaaaatagttaatattaCACACgtgaaaaatcaaataaacaagtaaaaatgTTGTGTCTACGTTATCAAATTCTCaattatgaatttgaaaatttaatgttcTTACGCACTATTCCAAACAACAGAGTAAAATTCTATATTGTCTGTTTTATTTACATGGCTTTTTCGTAGCTTTAAATTGATCATATGATATTATTATTAAGAGAGAGGTAATCACGAATCtcaaacataaattataaaacgcATGATGAATAAAAAAAAGTCATAAAAAAGCCACATAATGTAATTGAATAGAATTCCCTTTATGGTATTGTaaggaaattaaatttgaaatatgcAAAGAATATAGGAATCGAAAgtataattagatttttttataggAAGGCTAAAATTAAATTTCCCCAGAAAGTTCAAAATCATTTGTGTGGTGGAGGTTAGCTTTCAATTTGATCTTTGTAAAGGAGAAAAACTGAAAACATCAAGTTGttctctttttgtttttgaaGTCATTGAAGCTGTTAAAATAAAGGGATAATATAacttttagtccctaattttggTAAGTAGGTCCATATTGaactttgaatttttctttttatccaCTTTGACCTTAACCCCGATTAATGACCATGGAAAAAAATGGGGATAATATAACTTTTAACACCTGAACTTGACAAGTAAGTCCACATTGGCCCCTAAACTTGACAACTAGCTTCACTTTAGtatctatactattttttattcattttggcaCTTTAACTTGACAATTAGATCCATCTTTATCCCTgaattaaaaaactttaaaagtttGGTGATGTGACACATATAAAATTGTATCACATtatcacttgaaaattaa
The Gossypium hirsutum isolate 1008001.06 chromosome A07, Gossypium_hirsutum_v2.1, whole genome shotgun sequence genome window above contains:
- the LOC107955412 gene encoding uncharacterized protein isoform X1 is translated as MHFGLLFRQVILVFHPPYLICSQNLTSQSSKQPPQKHHHQRKKKERMLLRSSSTPVLGSLVSSIAADSPSNNNHYYETSSPFRHYPSSSFHGHTHHNRLSFHSSPGSVHLSTVVSCGSSPVSPSVDQFSDFELTGFRRAQSEGNLEGLAHAACDGNDEFYKRNQPKKFSARHNKKCLMLQTIPSFSFYKSGARCEEEDDEEEGSDFEEEEEVLNENEERVMAVSGSHGFNPISMENILLKEQVKEYVGVGQEMFLPRGLGIGTTTDGGISGGSGGGWGGGGGGGEFNSGGKNGDGGDNHEVEEYYKRMVEENPGNPLFLGNYAQFLYQSKRDLQGAEEYYSRAILVDPKDGETLSQYAKLVWELHRDEERASSYFERAVQVSPQDSHVHAAYASFLWETEEDGDECAAPSKIETIPTQFHQGTLASA
- the LOC107955412 gene encoding uncharacterized protein isoform X2, giving the protein MLLRSSSTPVLGSLVSSIAADSPSNNNHYYETSSPFRHYPSSSFHGHTHHNRLSFHSSPGSVHLSTVVSCGSSPVSPSVDQFSDFELTGFRRAQSEGNLEGLAHAACDGNDEFYKRNQPKKFSARHNKKCLMLQTIPSFSFYKSGARCEEEDDEEEGSDFEEEEEVLNENEERVMAVSGSHGFNPISMENILLKEQVKEYVGVGQEMFLPRGLGIGTTTDGGISGGSGGGWGGGGGGGEFNSGGKNGDGGDNHEVEEYYKRMVEENPGNPLFLGNYAQFLYQSKRDLQGAEEYYSRAILVDPKDGETLSQYAKLVWELHRDEERASSYFERAVQVSPQDSHVHAAYASFLWETEEDGDECAAPSKIETIPTQFHQGTLASA